A single window of Acanthopagrus latus isolate v.2019 chromosome 1, fAcaLat1.1, whole genome shotgun sequence DNA harbors:
- the LOC119022481 gene encoding ecto-ADP-ribosyltransferase 5-like, whose product MAVMALMAAVIICFGVFTGCTMDSAETGLNNVIQLNMAPNSVDDMYDGCKVEMKSKVLNEFLQNEKNRDKNFKKAWELARKKEEKKRSTTLGREQAMAINVYTRETPNNYLAFNNAVRTQKNQYKTTFKYHTLHFFLTDALQTLNAKNSNADKCLTVYRRTKCRFSQDVLNKEIRFGSFTSSSLENYPSSAKFGDKSCFEIVTCFGANITEYSVLNGHEREVLIPPYEVFKVTQINITKQKDLLPCEVVYKVQSTRKTSSMNCAFFPQERLPNTR is encoded by the exons ATGGCTGTGATGGCACTGATGGCAGCCGTGATAATCTGTTTTGGAGTCTTTACAGGATGCACAATG GACTCTGCTGAGACTGGCTTGAACAATGTCATTCAACTGAACATGGCTCCGAACTCTGTTGATGACATGTACGATGGCTGCAAAGTGGAAATGAAGTCCAAGGTGCTGAACGAATTCTTGcagaatgagaaaaacagagacaaaaacttCAAAAAGGCATGGGAACTGGcaaggaaaaaagaggaaaagaaacgtTCCACCACTCTGGGGAGAGAACAGGCTATGGCTATTAATGTTTATACTCGCGAGACACCCAATAACTATCTTGCTTTCAACAATGCAGTTCGAACCCAGAAAAATCAGTACAAGACCACATTCAAATATCACACACTTCACTTCTTCCTGACTGACGCCCTTCAAACCCTCAACGCTAAAAATTCTAATGCAGATAAATGTCTCACTGTGTACCGCAGAACCAAATGCCGCTTTAGCCAAGATGTTCTCAACAAGGAGATTCGCTTTGGCTCTTTCACCTCCAGCTCACTGGAAAATTACCCCAGCTCCGCCAAATTTGGAGACAAGTCATGCTTTGAGATTGTCACATGCTTCGGAGCAAACATCACAGAGTACTCTGTGCTCAATGGGCACGAGAGGGAGGTGCTGATTCCTCCGTATGAAGTCTTTAAAGTGACACAGATAAATATAACTAAGCAAAAGGATCTTCTTCCATGTGAGGTGGTGTACAAAGTGCAAAGCACAAGAAAAACTTCCAGTATGAACTGTGCATTTTTCCCGCAAGAACGTCTTCCAAATACAAggtaa
- the tppp2 gene encoding tubulin polymerization-promoting protein family member 2: protein MAEGSVSVAEVEASFQKFAVHGDTKATGKEMNGKNFVKLCKECHIIDGKNVTTTDVDIVFSKVKAKSARVITFEQFTQALTELAPKRFKGKSKEEALQQLYGLIVGKEPANIGITKVAKAAAVDRLTDTTKYTGSHKERFDESGKGKGKSGREDIPDTSGYVSAYKGSGTYDEKVKEA, encoded by the exons ATGGCCGAGGGCTCAGTGTCTGTCGCAGAGGTGGAGGCCTCCTTCCAGAAGTTTGCGGTCCATGGAGACACTAAGGCCACAGGAAAGGAGATGAACGGCAAGAACTTCGTTAAGCTCTGCAAGGAATGCCACATCATCGACGGCAAGAACGTCACTACTACGGATGTCGACATAGTTTTCTCCAAAGTCAA ggCAAAGTCAGCTCGCGTAATCACATTTGAGCAGTTCACCCAGGCCCTGACGGAGTTGGCTCCCAAACGTTTTAAAGGCAAAAGCAAAGAGGAGGCGCTTCAGCAGCTCTATGGTCTCATTGTTGGTAAGGAGCCTGCCAACATCGGAATCACT aaaGTGGCAAAGGCAGCAGCGGTGGACAGACTGACCGACACCACCAAATACACGGGATCACACAAGGAGCGTTTCGACGAGTCAGgcaaaggaaaaggaaaatccGGGCGCGAGGACATCCCCGACACGAGTGGCTACGTATCAGCTTACAAAGGCAGTGGTACCTACgatgaaaaagtgaaagaagcGTAA
- the ftr84 gene encoding tripartite motif-containing protein 16, whose amino-acid sequence MAESNFPLPPEAFCPLCVDDLRDPVTIPCGDTFCLECIKVYWDQFDHMGVYNCPQCRTTFTPRPVLRRNLPDVNHEPRRQLPELTPFPYMHRESFCDFCVGRRNKAVKSCLMCLAYYCETHVKPHYESSTFKRHKLVDETGHLDRKICPQHEKGLELFCRSDQMCICVLCTVREHRSHNITSAEEERTEKQKVLVVTQSEVQYIIQERMKELQELKHNVDALKSAAQRAQAESDKTFHEMLQAVERWKAEISQMIMANMQSAMSQAEGYVDRLEQEILELQRRDAELRQILETEDNIHFLQNFPSLCVPPEAMVPKVLINPQFSFGEMSKTATEMKEHLDDICKKELSKISKTVSETPVYILLPRNGDKRLKVPSRVDFQEPKTRTDFLRYSCKMSFDPNTVYKELVLSDGNQRVTRKKSVQFYPDHPERFDGFSQVLCKEPLTGFRFYWEAEWGGEFSIGVAYKSISRKGKNSHSLLGYNDKSWSLLCSDSGYSAWHNKVDRDLPDTPRATRIGVYLDYAGNTVAFYSISETMELIHRFKAQFSEPLYAGFGVGSSVTLCQLKQNPTPY is encoded by the exons ATGGCTGAGTCTAATTTCCCTTTACCACCAGAGGCTTTCTGTCCCCTGTGTGTGGATGACCTAAGAGACCCGGTCACCATCCCTTGCGGTGACACCTTCTGCCTGGAGTGCATCAAGGTCTACTGGGACCAGTTTGACCACATGGGTGTATACAACTGCCCACAGTGCCGCACGACTTTCACACCGCGGCCTGTGCTGAGACGCAACCTTCCTGACGTGAACCACGAGCCCCGGCGCCAGCTTCCAGAGCTCACTCCTTTTCCCTACATGCACCGGGAATCCTTCTGCGACTTCTGCGTCGGCCGTCGCAACAAGGCCGTGAAGTCTTGTCTCATGTGCCTGGCCTACTACTGCGAAACCCACGTCAAGCCGCATTACGAGTCATCCACCTTCAAGAGGCACAAGCTGGTGGACGAGACGGGCCACCTGGACAGGAAGATCTGCCCGCAGCATGAGAAGGGCCTGGAGCTGTTCTGTCGCTCTGACCagatgtgtatctgtgtgctgTGCACTGTCAGAGAGCACCGCAGCCACAACATCACCTCAGCAGAGGAAGAGCGCACTGAAAAGCAA AAAGTCTTGGTAGTCACCCAGTCTGAAGTCCAGTACATCATtcaggagaggatgaaggagctgcaggagctcaaACATAATGTGGATGCACTAAAA AGTGCTGCCCAGCGAGCACAGGCAGAGAGCGACAAGACATTCCACGAAATGCTGCAGGCGGTGGAGCGCTGGAAGGCCGAAATCAGTCAGATGATAATGGCCAACATGCAGTCAGCGATGTCACAGGCTGAGGGCTACGTGGACCGCCTGGAGCAGGAGATACTAGAGCTGCAGCGCCGAGATGCAGAGCTGCGGCAGATCCTCGAAACAGAGGACAACATTCACTTTCTGCAG AATTTTCCCAGCCTGTGTGTTCCTCCTGAGGCCATGGTGCCCAAAGTACTCATCAACCCTCAGTTCTCCTTTGGGGAGATGAGCAAGACAGCCACAGAGATGAAGGAACATCTGGACGACATCTGTAAGAAGGAACTGAGCAAAATCTCCAAGACAG TCAGTGAAACTCCTGTGTACATACTTTTGCCAAGAAATGGAGACAAACGACTCAAAG TTCCTTCCAGAGTTGATTTTCAGGAACCAAAAACCAGGACAGACTTCTTAAGAT ACTCCTGCAAGATGTCCTTTGATCCAAACACAGTCTATAAAGAGCTGGTCCTGTCGGACGGGAACCAGAGGGTCACGCGGAAGAAATCAGTCCAGTTTTACCCAGACCATCCAGAGCGCTTTGACGGCTTCTCCCAGGTCTTGTGCAAGGAGCCTCTGACTGGTTTCAGATTTTACTGGGAGGCCGAGTGGGGCGGGGAGTTTTCCATCGGGGTGGCGTACAAGAGCATCAGTCGCAAGGGGAAGAATTCGCACAGCCTGCTGGGCTACAACGACAAGTCTTGGAGTCTCCTCTGCTCAGACTCAGGCTACTCTGCCTGGCACAACAAAGTCGACCGAGACCTCCCTGACACTCCCAGAGCCACACGAATCGGTGTGTACCTGGATTATGCAGGCAACACCGTGGCCTTTTATTCGATATCAGAGACGATGGAACTTATCCACAGGTTCAAGGCTCAGTTCAGTGAGCCTTTGTACGCTGGTTTTGGTGTGGGCTCCTCTGTTACCCTCTGCCAGCTGAAGCAGAATCCCACTCCTTActaa